GTACGCAGGCAGCcaaccgcatgtctctccccactctctcctgttttcagctctgtccactgtcctctatcaaataaaggcacgaaaagtccaaaaataaatcttaaaacaaaaaaaaaaatcactgcaaatATACACAAAAACAGTTGATCAGTAGTCTACTGTAGTGTTAATGATCAGATTCCAAATAAGTGAGCTAAGCAATGTagctctttctcttctccatccCTTTGATTTGGGTCCAATATATAGCTGTACTAATTATAACAATAGCTCATATTTGTATCATGTACTTTCAGGGCCAGGAGAACTTCTTTGTTACTGCTGAGGAAAAACTGTCACAGTTACTCAGATCTGATGGGCCACACTCCATCTCCTCTCCAGCCCTGCATACACGAACCCCGGCCTCTACTGCAGACAGAAGACAAGGCACAAAGACAAATGCAAGTTCACAGTTCTATCTGAATTTCTCTCAGTGTGACTTAATAAGGAATGACAACTAAATGCTAACCTTTAATGCAGGTGGCTGTGCAGCATCAAGTCAGAAGTCTTGGGTCCTTCACACCCGTCGGCAGGAACCCTCCTTCATCAAACTGTTCGACAGAGAAGGACCCCACCAGTCTGAAGAGGAAGAGAGCTCTGGACTACCTGTCTCGTatcccatctcctcctcctctttccctTCTGGGCTCAGTGTCCTCCCCGtgtgtaaataaaacatttaatcccCCTCGGAGGTCTGGAACACCAAGCACTTTAAAAACTGTGCAGACTCCAGCTCGCAAACCAGTCCGCCCACCAGTGGAGGAGGAGTGGGTGAATGACGAGGAACTGGCTATGATTGACACTCAGGCGCTGCTTGCTGGTGACTAGGCACATTTTATTGTACAAAGACGAGCACAAAACATCATTATAAATAATTGTACAAATGAATGTAAGTGTGGCTGCTGTGGCACatactgtgttgtttttagtcCTATAGGACtcattaaaaagatgaaaagattTCACAACAGACATTAAGTAATCACTTCATACTTAATTACATCTTACgcattttaatcttaatttgTTGATAATTTCTTAGCTTCTCCATAACCTTATAATGAAGACTTTGAGGATGTAAGAAAAATAGAACTTACAAAATCATCCTGGGTTTTTACTGACATTATTTAGCCATTTTCTAATCATTtattaattaaatattttacaggATAAGCAAATAATAAAATCGGatttaaaggtaaataaaagtatttGCAGTGGTAGTAGTTGAAATACGAAAAGGCtactatgaaaaaaaagttttttgataGAAATGTTAAGTACTTATATccttatttttgttattttaacacaaaataatgCCACAAAAATTTAGCTGAATATTACTTATTTTTACAATCTACTGAAGCAGTCAAAGATAAGATGGACTTCAATGTCCCCATAGGGAAAATTTTCCTGGACTCTGTCCTGCAGatcaaatcaataaatacataaatagagTTCATACAGAACCTTAGTTAACCTTACATCCTGTAACAGCGGCAATTCCTTCTAACAATTTTCCACATGTAAAAAACACCTGGCAGCAGTGGCATACTGCACAGCCCCTTGGTGCATTTTACTTAACCTTAATTTAGAAATTCAATGGACATGggcaaaaatgaatgttattattgttttggtcTGGTCTAAGTGGctcaaaatcttaaaaagggTAAAAGCTGATACTCAGAATGGAGTATGGTATGGTCAGATAAGCAAAAATAACATGCCTGTTATCCCCTATCTAATGATACTTTCAAGGATCATAACTTGGcatattttaaatgcaaaccTCAGTCAATCAAACTTTATGACATTCATTTGCATCCAAAAGTTCTTCACAAGCCAGTGAAAAGTGATGGACAAAATTGTGAAACAATAAAAGGATTCAGAGACCAATGCTTACCAACATGATAAGATAGTAAAAGATGGCTGAATAAAAgtagagaaaaaataaaatgataagagACGGAATTAAAAGGCAAGGAATAaagaatatgaataaataaaatcaagaaactttaaaagattaattgaaaaagtattaaatgcATTTGAAATTTTAGTTAAATACAGTAGATCCTTAAAAGAGCTCAATGAAATGCTAAAATCCATATTCTGAACATTCAAAtagtaaatacaaaaaagcaTAAAGATGGCGCTTGTGTGTTTACGCCTAAACTATGCTGTATATTACTAACCaaatttattttaccttatatgTGTTAATTACTATAAAGCAAACTTCCTGTACTATCTAAGAGAAGATGAAGCAGCCTGTTGTAGGGAATGTGTGGTTCGGTTTTTAACTTTGTTGTAAtcgtctgtttttatttgagtaAAAGTCCGACAGGTGGCGCTGGTGCAAATGTCGCATGTACgtaaacagagagaggaagaaacatCGTGACGTCGCATCCGTAAACACAAGTCAACGGCAATGAGGAATCTGTTAGCCGGatgttttttgttgatttacCCATTATATTTGGTTTCTGAATATCTGAGGTGCGCattaaaaattgtgatttttactctcttattaaaataattaaattaaattcacTTGCAAGCTGATTTGTATCGACTTTTACATGCTGCCCGAGAGTTACAGCTAGCGAGTTAGCTTCAGTTAATGTTCACTATGACCCGAAAGAACCCAAGACCACCGATAATTCATTGTTTTAAGAATATTGTAGGAATTTTCTGTCCTTTGAAGTATGGACATACATTAACAAATGAATCCTAAGCATCTGTCGGTGTCTAATCTTTGTTACTGTAAAATTAATTGGAAATTTATAACTGTAAAACACACTGTTTAATCTTTTGTGATTGAAAGTTAGCATGGTTTGTATTGTTAAACGTATtctatgatttgttttcatgcagATGTCTCATACTGAACCCTCCTGTACGACCCTCGATGACGAAGAAAACCGTTGTGAGCCTGTTGGTGAAAGAAACGAGGATATGAAAAAGGATTCTGCTGAGGAAGAGTGTGTGATTGTGGGAACTGTCTCCAGCAGTCCAGATAAGAGTAAGAGGGATCGAATTATAAAAGAAGTGGGAATCAAGAGCACCACATTTATTGATCCAGCTTTTCCtccagagaaaaacacaaattgtaAAAAGGACTCCACTGAGGAAGACTGTGTGATTTTAGGAGCTGTCCTCAGCAGGCCTGATAGAAGTAAGAGGAAGCGGGTGTTTAAGGAAGTCAGAAGTAAAGGTGCCACAGTTTTTGATTCAGCTTTTCCTCcagaaaaatgcaaagaaaatgtgaaGGAGAACGCTACTGAGGAAGACTGTGTGTTTGTTGGAAGTGTCTCAAGCAGTCTAGCTAAAAGAGCAAGGGAGCGTGAGTTAAAGGAAGTCAGAGTCAAGGGCACCACGTTAGATGGTCGAGTTCCTCCAGAGAGATACACAGAAGATATGACAGATGACTCTGATGAGGAAGACTGTGTAATTTTAGGAGCAGTCTCTAGCAGTCCAGATAAAGGTGAGAGGGAGCGAGTGTTAAAGGAAGTCGGATTCACTAGCACTGCATTCATTGGTCCTGCATTTCctccagtgaaaaacacagtcAAGCCTGATATTGAAGACACATTGAGTGACTTTTATAAAGAGCTTGCGCAGATTGATACACCTGATGGTGCCAGTAATAACCAAGGCAAACAAGATACCTGTTTGACACAGCAAACCACACCGTCAAACCTGCCTCAAAGCAAAGATACACAAGTTGTGAAAGAGGAGCAAACTGTAACCCCCGGTAAAACAGTCAGCATCCAGAGTAGCGGTGTACAGAAACAACTGTCTTGGCAACACTGGTATGAAAATCAGCCCTACTATCCCAGAACACCAAGGCCAGACTTGGACCACAGCATCAGTAGAAGTGCTCCACCTCAGAATCACTGGCATCATCCTCAAACAACAAACAGACCACCA
This region of Cheilinus undulatus linkage group 2, ASM1832078v1, whole genome shotgun sequence genomic DNA includes:
- the n4bp2l2 gene encoding NEDD4-binding protein 2-like 2, with protein sequence MSHTEPSCTTLDDEENRCEPVGERNEDMKKDSAEEECVIVGTVSSSPDKSKRDRIIKEVGIKSTTFIDPAFPPEKNTNCKKDSTEEDCVILGAVLSRPDRSKRKRVFKEVRSKGATVFDSAFPPEKCKENVKENATEEDCVFVGSVSSSLAKRARERELKEVRVKGTTLDGRVPPERYTEDMTDDSDEEDCVILGAVSSSPDKGERERVLKEVGFTSTAFIGPAFPPVKNTVKPDIEDTLSDFYKELAQIDTPDGASNNQGKQDTCLTQQTTPSNLPQSKDTQVVKEEQTVTPGKTVSIQSSGVQKQLSWQHWYENQPYYPRTPRPDLDHSISRSAPPQNHWHHPQTTNRPPNPRFHTPPFYPPPFPPPPFPNPQNPPPHVNPNFGGFTNQHQEDPNFIPLSNSPSPDVCSQPSQGFYRDSPQHFDRDERFCGYDGHSDNVNSEWSTDREEEGSQFGEDYGRGQRNGPENEPYDRYFQHPENTNAHHSSLVLILMRGLPGSGKSTLARELLSTGPSGLILSTDDYFAHGDGYRYEVGLLGEAHDWNQRRAKDAMLDGRSPIIIDNTNIQAWEMKPYVKMAMERGYRVDFCEPDTSWKFDPCELEKRNKHGVNQEKIAQMMDRFSSPVSIDIVMSSQEPQHVNQRRKPNQPWNRRNNRHFR